Proteins encoded by one window of Salvia splendens isolate huo1 chromosome 14, SspV2, whole genome shotgun sequence:
- the LOC121763751 gene encoding dirigent protein 22-like, whose translation MNTFSILLALSITILLHLAQCHIIDERTDIDLVELELDQTALKQKQSRFRVYWHDIQSGNHPSSMPIVKPVTKMGFGQVNMIDNPLTLGPELSSLAVGKAQGFYGMASQEELGLLMAMNFFFTTGKYNGSSITIFGMNAVFDHVREMPVIGGSGLFRWARGYVQARTHDLDIKSGDATVEYTIYVMHY comes from the coding sequence ATGAACACCTTCTCAATTCTCCTAGCTCTCTCCATCACCATCCTCCTACACTTGGCGCAATGTCACATCATTGATGAACGCACCGACATCGATCTGGTCGAGCTCGAGCTCGACCAGACTGCTCTGAAGCAGAAGCAAAGCCGCTTCCGCGTCTATTGGCACGACATCCAAAGCGGGAACCACCCTTCATCGATGCCCATAGTGAAGCCCGTTACTAAAATGGGCTTCGGGCAAGTCAACATGATCGACAACCCGCTAACCCTAGGGCCCGAACTGAGCTCGTTGGCCGTGGGAAAAGCCCAAGGGTTCTACGGGATGGCTTCACAAGAGGAGCTCGGGCTATTGATGGCTATGAACTTCTTCTTCACAACCGGGAAGTATAACGGAAGCTCCATTACTATTTTTGGAATGAATGCTGTATTTGATCATGTGAGAGAAATGCCCGTCATAGGCGGTTCTGGGCTTTTTCGGTGGGCCCGTGGCTATGTGCAGGCCCGAACCCATGATCTTGATATTAAGAGTGGGGATGCCACGGTTGAGTACACTATTTATGTGATGCACTattga